Proteins found in one Anoplolepis gracilipes chromosome 7, ASM4749672v1, whole genome shotgun sequence genomic segment:
- the Ars2 gene encoding serrate RNA effector molecule homolog isoform X2 has product MADSDDEYDRKRRDKFRGERTESYSRERRDDRRRDDWVDSREWSSRPRQRPDYREYRGGGGGGRDRYSPARSQDIQPPMKRMRFGDWDDRPRYGHDYYGGGSGSGGGAGTGGGTSWSPDHYPPPHHGNHHYGNHSNSSSREVAGNFSNSNVETQPPMMSFKAFLGTQEDTITDEEAIKRYNEYKLEFRRQQLNEFFVAHKDEEWFKIKYHPEESVKRKDEQVAALKKRVEVFLELLNSGEIEKVSADADQADALLHLLDAVVIKLEGGTEEDLQVLNIKPPKPIIAKDFLKEKEDNKSKPSVEKKSENSDENKVDEHSEKGSKNDETAMTEVENSEKDENAISDSDKVKQNDDECKDVEETVDDDKPPEKSEKSRKRKRTESNSSSSSSSSSSSSGSDSNKPDTPKTETPANEKMETNNEEGEEGDAKKENQEIKTKVEVTNNKKSTIEPEAVIDLASEDKEKEPRALHKTSSIFLRNLAPTITKAEVEAMCKRFPGFLRVAIADPQPERRWFRRGWVSFERQVNIKEICWSLNNIRLRDCELGAIVNRDLSRRIRSVNGLTSHKQIVRHDIKLSAKIVHNLDNRVGLWKEEKKDEGAAKQEDEKENKTTPSSNEAEQAAFGLSSKNPVLKNITDYLIEEASAEEEELLGMSGEQEEGQLGGDGDSSIERDPILIKVLDRLVLYLRIVHSVDYYNHCEYPNEDEMPNRCGIMHVRGSPPTAKISSAELSEYCRNFESKMSAFLQPVATLSTEEFDKLGAKNAEAEVEKFVQANTQELSKDKWLCPLSGKKFKGPDFIRKHIFNKHSEKVAEVKAEAEYFNNYLKDPKRPQLPEHPGNKAPLRDGPRENFSPYGCSSFGNYGGGYGGNRGNYGSGYGGGFGGGFGGPRSNRGGFNRGRDAPDSASRPIINYNDLDQSGMDMF; this is encoded by the exons ATGGCAGACTCGGACGATGAATATGATAGAAAGAGACGTGATAAGTTCAGAGGTGAAAGGACAGAGTCGTATTCACGGGAACGCAGAGATGACCGTAGACGTGACGATTGGGTCGATAG TAGAGAGTGGTCGAGTCGTCCTAGACAGCGTCCGGATTATCGCGAGTATCGAGGTGGGGGAGGTGGAGGACGCGATCGTTACAGTCCGGCAAGATCTCAGGACATACAACCACCTATGAAGAGAATGCGATTTGGCGACTGGGATGACAGACCGAGATATGGCCACGATTATTATGGTGGAGGCAGCGGCAGTGGTGGTGGTGCTGGCACTGGTGGTGGAACTTCATGGAGTCCAGATCATTACCCTCCTCCTCACCATGGCAACCATCACTATGGCAACCACAGCAATAGTAGCAG TCGGGAAGTAGCTGGAAATTTCAGTAATTCAAATGTTGAAACTCAGCCACCTATGATGTCATTCAAAGCATTCCTTGGTACTCAAGAAGATACCATTACTGATGAAGAGGCTATTAAACGCTACAACGAGTACAAATTGGAATTCAGGAGACAGCAACTCAATGAATTCTTTGTCGCTCATAAGGATGAAGAAtg gttcaaaataaaatatcatccTGAGGAATCAGTGAAAAGAAAGGACGAACAAGTAGCAGCACTTAAG AAACGTGTGGAAGTTTTTCTGGAATTGCTGAATTCGGGAGAGATAGAAAAAGTGTCTGCCGACGCCGATCAGGCGGATGCATTACTACATCTTTTAGATGCAGtagttattaaattagaagGAGGAACAGAAGAGGATTTACAAGTTTTGAACATCAAGCCACCTAAACCTATAATAGCTAAAGACttcttgaaagaaaaagaagataataagAGCAAACCTTCTGTAGAAAAGAAATCGGAGAATAG TGATGAAAACAAAGTGGACGAGCATAGTGAAAAAGGCTCCAAAAATGATGAGACTGCCATGACAGAGGTCGAAAATTcggaaaaagatgaaaatgcGATATCTGACTCTGataaagtaaaacaaaatGATGATGAATGTAAAGACGTGGAAGAAACTGTTGATGACGATAAGCCTC CAGAAAAATCAGAGAAATCAAGAAAACGTAAACGTACCGAAAGCAATAGCAGCAGCAGTAGTAGCAGTAGCAGTAGTTCTTCTGGTAGTGACAGTAATAAACCAGACACACCGAAAACGGAAACTC CTGCCAATGAAAAAATGGAGACTAATAACGAAGAAGGTGAAGAAGGCGATGCTAAAAAAGAGaatcaagaaattaaaacaaaagtagaagttacaaataataaaaaatccacAATTGAGCCAGAAGCAGTGATTGATTTGGCCAGTGAAGATAAAGAGAAGGAACCTAGAGCTCTGCACAAAACGAGCAGCATTTTCCTTCGTAATTTAGCACCCACAATTACCAAAGCAGAAGTTGAAGCG ATGTGCAAGCGATTCCCTGGATTCTTACGCGTGGCTATAGCGGATCCGCAACCAGAGAGACGATGGTTCCGCCGTGGCTGGGTTTCATTCGAGAGACAAGTGAATATCAAAGAAATCTGCTGGAGTTTGAACAACATCAGA ttaCGCGATTGTGAACTTGGTGCTATAGTGAACAGAGATCTATCGCGACGTATTCGATCGGTGAATGGTTTAACGTCTCACAAACAGATAGTTCGACACGACATTAAGCTCAGTGCTAAAATTGTTCACAATTTGGATAATAGGGTAGGATTatggaaagaagaaaaaaaggacgAAGGTGCAGCGAAGCAAGAAgacgagaaagaaaataaaactactCCAAGTAGTAATGAGGCTGAGCAAGCT GCTTTCGGATTGTCATCTAAAAATCcggtattgaaaaatataacggACTACTTGATAGAGGAAGCTTCAGCCGAAGAGGAAGAGTTGCTAGGTATGTCGGGTGAGCAAGAAGAAGGTCAATTAGGTGGTGACGGAGATAGTTCCATTGAAAGAGATCCAATTCTAATCAAG GTATTAGACAGATTAGTGCTGTATTTACGAATCGTTCATTCTGTTGATTACTATAATCACTGCGAGTATCCAAACGAAGACGAAATGCCAAACAGATGTGGAATAATGCATGTAAGAGGATCACCACCCACCGCCAAAATTTCCAGCGCTGAATTATCAGAATATTGTCGTAACTTTGAGAGCAAAATGTCTGCTTTTCTTCAACCGGTTGCTACCTTATCCACTGAAGAATTTGACAAGCTAGGCGCAAAAAATGCCGAAGc tgaagttgaaaaatttgttcaagcTAACACCCAGGAACTGTCAAAGGATAAATGGTTATGCCCCCTTAGcggaaagaaatttaaaggaCCTGATTTTATTCGCAAGCATATCTTCAATAAACATTCCGAGAAAGTCGCTGAAGTGAAAGCAGAAGCTGAAtacttcaataattatttgaaggaCCCAAAGAGGCCTCAACTTCCAGAACATCCTGGTAACAAGGCTCCGCTGAGGGACGGACCACGCGAAAATTTTTCGCCCTATGGTTGCAGCTC ATTTGGAAATTATGGTGGTGGATACGGCGGTAACAGGGGCAATTATGGTTCCGGTTACGGTGGCGGATTCGGTGGTGGATTTGGAGGTCCGCGTTCCAATCGTGGCGGATTCAATCGAGGACG GGACGCTCCGGATTCTGCGTCAAGacctattattaattataatgacttGGACCAGTCAGGCATGGACATGTTTTAA